In Paracoccus fistulariae, a single window of DNA contains:
- a CDS encoding response regulator transcription factor — MTDAPLIAILEDEPDIRRIMSEVLEGAGFRTMGFSRATEFEAALRHITPDACLVDLGLPDRDGLALVHRLATESGAAIIIVSGRAQVQDRVTGLELGADDYIIKPFEPAELLARLRARLRRPTSQTRPDQRSQAQFADWVADFDRYLLTGPGGADTPISHAEAEVLRMFLDNPRRLISRAQMLEILGGAGGESFDRAMDVRISRLRSKLREDPKNPQLIKTIYGAGYIFLAEVRWS, encoded by the coding sequence ATGACTGACGCACCGCTGATCGCCATTCTGGAAGATGAACCCGATATCCGCCGCATCATGTCCGAAGTGCTAGAGGGCGCGGGCTTTCGCACCATGGGCTTTTCCCGCGCCACGGAGTTCGAGGCGGCGTTGCGCCATATCACCCCCGATGCCTGTCTGGTCGATCTGGGCCTGCCCGACCGCGACGGGCTGGCGTTGGTGCACCGGCTGGCCACCGAATCCGGCGCCGCCATCATCATCGTCTCGGGTCGGGCGCAGGTGCAGGATCGCGTCACCGGGCTGGAACTGGGCGCGGATGATTACATCATCAAACCTTTCGAGCCCGCCGAACTGCTGGCGCGGCTGCGCGCGCGGCTACGCCGTCCGACATCGCAAACGCGCCCCGATCAGCGCAGTCAGGCGCAATTTGCCGATTGGGTCGCGGATTTCGACCGCTATCTGCTGACCGGGCCAGGCGGTGCCGACACCCCGATCAGCCATGCCGAGGCCGAGGTCCTGCGGATGTTTCTGGACAATCCCCGCCGCCTGATTTCACGCGCCCAGATGCTGGAAATTCTGGGCGGCGCGGGCGGGGAAAGCTTTGATCGGGCGATGGATGTGCGCATCTCGCGCCTGCGCAGCAAGCTGCGCGAGGATCCCAAGAACCCGCAACTGATCAAGACGATCTATGGTGCGGGCTACATCTTTCTGGCCGAGGTCCGCTGGAGCTGA
- a CDS encoding long-chain fatty acid--CoA ligase — translation MANAAVPAQAGLHSIPALLARNVEKLGNRPAYREKEFGIWQSWTWAQAADEIRALALGMLNLGLAPGDHVAIIGRNRPMHYWSMVAAQMCGAVPVPLYQDAVAEEMAYVLGHCGARFVICGDQEQVDKVLEVQDEVKTVDQIIYTDKRGMRKYDHSHMNALGDVQAEGRAAETRLTGELQRRIDALDYDSTCVMLYTSGTTGKPKGVVLSNRNIIETAKNTSEFDKLTDRDEVLAYLPMAWVGDFIFSVGQAMWTGFTVNCPESAATMMTDLREIGPTYFFAPPRVFEGQLTNVMIRMEDAGRIKQWLFRHFMGVANRVGPALLDGKTVGFGDRLAYGLGNLLIYGPLKNTMGYSRIRVGYTAGEAIGPEIFDFYRSLGINLKQLYGQTEASVFITQQPDGEVRSDTVGVPSPGVELRIAENGEVFYRSPGTFVEYFNNPDSTASTKDAEGWVATGDAGFFEEETGHLRIIDRAKDVGKMADGSMFAPKYVENKLKFYPNILEAVVLGNGRDFCTAMINIDLGAVGNWAERNNIAYASYQELAAHPQVYATIREHVEAVNKSVAEDPMLSGCQIHRFLVLHKELDPDDGEMTRTRKVRRAVISDKFADLVGALYDGSDSIYTETEVTYEDGRKGKIKATLKIEDVPVFGDAAQQKVAAE, via the coding sequence ATGGCGAACGCTGCTGTGCCTGCGCAAGCGGGCCTGCATTCCATACCCGCGCTTCTGGCGCGCAATGTCGAGAAGCTGGGCAACCGTCCGGCCTATCGCGAAAAGGAATTCGGCATCTGGCAAAGCTGGACCTGGGCGCAGGCTGCGGATGAGATCCGCGCCCTGGCACTGGGGATGCTGAATCTGGGGCTGGCCCCGGGCGATCACGTCGCCATCATCGGGCGCAACCGCCCGATGCATTACTGGTCCATGGTGGCGGCGCAGATGTGCGGCGCGGTCCCGGTGCCGCTGTATCAGGACGCGGTGGCCGAAGAGATGGCCTATGTGCTGGGCCATTGCGGCGCGCGCTTTGTCATTTGCGGCGATCAGGAACAGGTCGACAAGGTTCTGGAGGTTCAGGACGAGGTCAAGACGGTCGATCAGATCATCTATACCGACAAGCGTGGCATGCGGAAATACGACCACAGCCACATGAACGCGCTTGGCGATGTGCAGGCCGAAGGCCGCGCCGCCGAAACCCGGCTGACGGGCGAATTGCAGCGGCGCATCGACGCGCTGGATTACGACAGCACCTGTGTGATGCTGTATACCTCGGGCACGACGGGCAAACCCAAAGGGGTCGTGCTGTCCAACCGCAATATCATCGAGACGGCAAAGAATACCTCGGAATTCGACAAGCTCACGGATCGCGATGAAGTCCTGGCCTATCTGCCGATGGCCTGGGTCGGCGACTTCATCTTCTCGGTCGGTCAGGCAATGTGGACCGGCTTTACGGTGAATTGCCCCGAAAGCGCCGCCACCATGATGACCGACCTGCGCGAGATCGGGCCAACCTATTTCTTCGCCCCGCCCCGCGTGTTCGAAGGCCAGCTGACCAATGTGATGATCCGCATGGAGGATGCGGGCCGGATCAAGCAATGGCTGTTCCGGCATTTCATGGGCGTCGCCAACCGGGTCGGTCCTGCGCTGCTGGATGGCAAGACCGTGGGTTTCGGTGACCGGCTGGCCTACGGGCTTGGCAATCTGCTGATCTATGGCCCGCTGAAAAACACGATGGGATATTCGCGCATTCGCGTCGGCTATACCGCGGGCGAGGCGATCGGGCCCGAGATCTTTGATTTCTACCGCTCTTTGGGCATCAACCTGAAGCAGCTTTACGGGCAGACAGAGGCCTCGGTCTTTATCACCCAGCAACCTGACGGAGAGGTCCGCTCTGACACGGTGGGCGTGCCATCGCCCGGGGTGGAACTGCGCATCGCCGAGAATGGCGAGGTCTTCTATCGCAGCCCCGGCACCTTCGTGGAATATTTCAACAATCCCGACAGCACGGCCAGCACCAAGGATGCCGAAGGCTGGGTCGCCACGGGCGATGCCGGGTTCTTCGAGGAAGAAACCGGTCATCTGCGCATCATCGACCGGGCCAAGGATGTCGGCAAGATGGCCGATGGCAGCATGTTCGCGCCGAAATATGTCGAGAATAAGCTGAAATTCTATCCCAATATCCTGGAGGCCGTGGTTCTGGGCAATGGTCGCGATTTCTGCACGGCGATGATCAATATCGATCTGGGCGCGGTCGGAAACTGGGCCGAGCGCAATAATATCGCCTATGCCAGCTATCAGGAACTGGCCGCGCATCCGCAGGTCTATGCCACGATCAGGGAGCATGTCGAAGCGGTGAACAAATCCGTGGCCGAGGATCCGATGCTGTCGGGCTGCCAGATCCACCGCTTTCTGGTGCTGCACAAGGAACTGGACCCCGATGACGGGGAAATGACGCGCACGCGCAAGGTTCGCCGCGCGGTCATCAGCGACAAGTTCGCGGATCTTGTCGGCGCGCTTTATGACGGCTCGGACAGCATCTATACCGAAACCGAGGTCACCTATGAGGACGGTCGCAAGGGCAAGATCAAGGCCACGCTGAAGATCGAGGATGTGCCGGTCTTTGGCGACGCGGCCCAGCAGAAGGTGGCAGCAGAATGA
- a CDS encoding sugar ABC transporter ATP-binding protein: MTVEASKPILSLRDIRKSYGPVKVLHGIDLDIRAGEVVALLGENGAGKSTLSNVISGTVQASSGQMTWQGQPYAPANPRAAIDAGVGMIHQELLLLPHLSIAENIFVGRYPKKGGRIDRTEMENRARSGLHRLGLDIPPGRVVEGLSTANQQLIEIAKALTLNARLLILDEPTAALGGEETQMLFRQIERLKSEGVGIIYISHRLEEIKQIADRIVVMRDGNKVQEFDSADIPIRTIVEAMVGRSLDRMFPTVPEPTDQTVLEIRNLSSALGSFSDVSFKVQKGEIFGIAGLVGAGRTELVRAIAGADPISSGQILLNGQDITPKSPKHAIDNGVVLVPEDRKLQGLIVNHTIGENIGYANLDKISNGGWVTANRVRDFANENIAKFGVKGRARQAASELSGGNQQKVVIAKWLSRNPRVVILDEPTRGIDVGARSSIYDIIAGLAAEGVAVIVVSSDLEEVLGVSSRIMVMAHGDQAGILTRDQANDVSVMELATS, from the coding sequence ATGACTGTCGAGGCTTCCAAACCGATCCTGTCGCTGCGCGACATTCGCAAAAGCTATGGTCCGGTCAAGGTTCTGCACGGGATCGATCTGGATATCCGCGCGGGCGAGGTGGTCGCACTTCTGGGCGAAAACGGTGCCGGAAAATCGACCCTGTCCAATGTCATCTCGGGCACGGTGCAGGCCAGTTCGGGCCAGATGACATGGCAGGGCCAGCCCTATGCCCCGGCCAATCCGCGCGCCGCCATTGATGCGGGCGTCGGCATGATCCATCAGGAATTGCTGCTGCTGCCGCATCTGTCCATCGCCGAAAACATCTTTGTCGGGCGCTATCCGAAGAAGGGCGGCCGCATTGACCGCACGGAGATGGAGAACCGCGCGCGCAGCGGATTGCACCGCCTTGGGCTGGATATTCCGCCGGGTCGCGTGGTCGAGGGGCTGTCGACCGCCAATCAGCAGCTGATCGAGATCGCCAAGGCGCTGACCCTGAACGCCAGACTGCTGATTCTGGATGAACCGACCGCCGCGCTTGGCGGCGAGGAAACGCAGATGCTGTTCCGCCAGATCGAGCGGCTGAAATCCGAAGGCGTCGGAATCATCTACATCTCGCACCGTCTGGAAGAGATCAAGCAGATCGCCGACCGGATCGTGGTCATGCGCGATGGCAACAAGGTGCAGGAATTCGACAGCGCCGATATCCCGATCCGCACCATTGTCGAGGCGATGGTCGGGCGCAGCCTGGACCGCATGTTCCCGACCGTGCCCGAGCCGACGGATCAGACGGTGCTGGAGATCCGCAACCTCAGCTCGGCGCTTGGCAGCTTCTCGGATGTCAGCTTCAAGGTGCAGAAGGGCGAGATCTTCGGCATTGCCGGGCTGGTGGGCGCGGGCCGTACCGAACTGGTGCGTGCGATTGCCGGGGCGGACCCGATTTCATCCGGGCAGATCTTGCTGAACGGGCAGGATATCACGCCGAAAAGTCCGAAACATGCGATTGATAACGGCGTGGTTCTGGTGCCCGAGGATCGCAAGCTGCAGGGGCTGATCGTCAACCACACGATTGGCGAGAATATCGGCTATGCCAATCTGGACAAGATTTCGAACGGTGGCTGGGTGACCGCGAACCGGGTGCGCGACTTCGCCAATGAGAATATCGCGAAATTCGGCGTGAAGGGCCGCGCAAGGCAGGCGGCGAGCGAATTGTCCGGCGGCAATCAGCAGAAGGTCGTTATTGCCAAGTGGCTGTCCCGCAACCCCAGGGTCGTGATCCTGGACGAGCCGACGCGCGGGATCGATGTCGGGGCGCGATCCTCGATCTACGATATCATTGCCGGTCTGGCCGCCGAGGGCGTCGCGGTGATCGTCGTCAGTTCGGATCTGGAAGAGGTTTTGGGCGTGTCCAGCCGGATCATGGTGATGGCGCATGGCGATCAGGCGGGCATCCTGACCCGGGATCAGGCCAATGATGTCTCGGTGATGGAGCTTGCGACAAGCTGA
- a CDS encoding SDR family oxidoreductase, which yields MSQITLNAPALFNLSGRVAFVTGAGSGIGQRIALGLAQCGADVACLDRRTDGGLAETLDVIAQTGRKAIALAADVTDGAALDDAVARAEADLGPLGIAVNAAGIANANPAEEMGEDQYQTLMDINMKGVFLSCQAEARAMLKHGRGSIINIASMSGVIVNRGLMQVHYNASKAGVIHMSKSMAMEWVDRGIRVNSISPGYTATPMNTRPEMVHQTKEFERQTPMQRMASVDEMVGPAVFLASDASSYCTGVDLLVDGGFCCW from the coding sequence ATGTCCCAGATAACCCTGAACGCCCCTGCCTTGTTCAACCTGTCGGGGCGTGTCGCCTTTGTCACCGGCGCGGGCAGCGGCATTGGCCAGCGCATCGCGCTTGGTCTGGCGCAATGCGGCGCGGATGTGGCCTGCCTTGATCGCCGCACCGATGGCGGGCTGGCCGAAACGCTTGACGTGATCGCGCAGACGGGCCGCAAGGCCATCGCGCTTGCCGCCGATGTGACCGACGGCGCGGCGCTGGACGATGCCGTGGCCCGGGCCGAGGCCGATCTGGGCCCGCTTGGCATCGCCGTCAATGCGGCGGGCATCGCCAATGCCAACCCGGCCGAGGAGATGGGCGAAGATCAGTATCAGACGCTGATGGATATCAATATGAAGGGCGTCTTTCTGTCCTGTCAGGCCGAGGCGCGGGCCATGCTGAAGCATGGCAGAGGCTCGATCATCAATATCGCGTCCATGTCCGGGGTCATTGTCAATCGCGGGCTGATGCAGGTCCATTACAATGCGTCCAAGGCCGGCGTCATCCACATGTCGAAATCCATGGCGATGGAATGGGTGGATCGCGGGATCCGTGTCAATTCGATCAGCCCCGGCTATACGGCGACGCCGATGAATACCCGCCCCGAAATGGTCCATCAGACGAAGGAATTTGAACGCCAGACGCCGATGCAGCGGATGGCGTCGGTGGATGAGATGGTCGGCCCGGCGGTCTTTCTGGCCTCGGACGCGTCATCCTATTGCACCGGGGTCGATCTGCTGGTCGATGGCGGGTTCTGCTGCTGGTGA
- a CDS encoding substrate-binding domain-containing protein has protein sequence MKLKATLMAASAMALTAFAPASAEEVQKIGLAVANLQADYFNQIKLGVEAYATEKGIEVITVDAKNDGATQVSQVQDLLAQGIDAFIYIPAGAAAATVPARLAKAEGIPVVNVDRNAEGEPGDTFIATDNAASAYEVCKYIIDQAGGEGKMLMIHGQKGTTPEVERTKGCMKAIEENPGVEVVGEQWSNQWSQDEGLNITQNLLQAHPDTSIIFAQSDAMALGAAQAIKVSQMQQRIYLGGFDGDTTALPILAQGGFDATATQQVRGIGRLAVDSAIKLAAGEELPAEQLLPGYLTTPENAPEYVAEHP, from the coding sequence ATGAAACTCAAAGCAACCCTGATGGCGGCCAGCGCGATGGCACTGACGGCCTTTGCCCCGGCCAGCGCGGAAGAGGTCCAGAAGATCGGTCTGGCCGTGGCCAACCTGCAGGCCGATTACTTCAACCAGATCAAGCTGGGGGTCGAGGCCTATGCCACGGAAAAGGGGATCGAGGTGATTACCGTCGATGCCAAGAATGACGGTGCCACGCAGGTCAGCCAGGTTCAGGATCTGCTGGCGCAGGGCATCGACGCCTTCATCTATATCCCCGCCGGGGCTGCGGCTGCGACGGTGCCCGCGCGCCTTGCCAAGGCCGAGGGGATCCCGGTCGTCAATGTGGACCGCAATGCCGAAGGCGAACCCGGCGATACCTTCATTGCGACCGACAATGCCGCCTCGGCCTATGAGGTGTGCAAATACATCATCGACCAGGCGGGAGGTGAAGGCAAAATGCTGATGATCCACGGCCAGAAGGGCACCACGCCCGAGGTCGAGCGGACCAAGGGCTGCATGAAGGCCATCGAGGAAAATCCGGGCGTCGAGGTGGTCGGCGAACAGTGGAGCAATCAGTGGTCGCAGGATGAAGGGCTGAACATCACCCAGAACCTGTTGCAGGCCCATCCCGACACTTCGATCATCTTCGCGCAATCCGATGCCATGGCGCTTGGCGCGGCGCAGGCGATCAAGGTCTCGCAAATGCAGCAGCGCATCTATCTGGGCGGTTTTGACGGCGACACGACCGCGCTGCCGATCCTGGCCCAAGGCGGCTTTGACGCCACCGCGACCCAGCAGGTGCGCGGCATTGGCCGTCTGGCGGTGGACAGCGCGATCAAGCTGGCCGCGGGCGAGGAATTGCCGGCCGAACAGCTTTTGCCGGGCTATCTGACAACGCCGGAAAACGCGCCGGAATACGTCGCCGAGCATCCCTGA
- a CDS encoding ABC transporter ATP-binding protein — protein MTQVQMQATDGYVTADGRQIGGVVLDLRDITLRFGGVEAIKQISFDIREGEIRAIIGPNGAGKSSMLNVISGFYVPQEGEVWFRGEKRGPMKPYEVARLGIARTFQNIALFDGMSVLDNIMTGRLNKMKSGFLSQALWWGSAEREEIANRAQVERIIDFLEIQNIRKTPVGRLPYGLKKRVELARALAAEPSILLLDEPMAGMNVEEKEDMSRFILDVNDEFGTTIALIEHDMGVVMDLSDRVVVMDYGRKIGDGTPDEVRNNQEVIDAYLGVAHD, from the coding sequence ATGACCCAGGTTCAGATGCAGGCAACCGATGGCTATGTGACCGCCGATGGCCGCCAGATCGGCGGGGTGGTGCTGGATCTGCGCGACATCACGCTGCGCTTTGGCGGGGTCGAGGCGATCAAGCAGATCAGCTTTGACATCCGCGAGGGCGAGATCCGCGCGATCATCGGGCCGAACGGGGCAGGCAAATCCTCGATGCTGAATGTGATCAGCGGTTTCTATGTCCCGCAAGAGGGCGAGGTCTGGTTCCGCGGCGAAAAGCGCGGTCCGATGAAACCCTATGAGGTCGCGCGTCTGGGCATTGCCCGGACCTTTCAGAACATCGCGCTGTTTGACGGCATGTCGGTCTTGGACAACATCATGACCGGCCGGCTGAACAAGATGAAATCCGGCTTTCTGTCGCAGGCCCTGTGGTGGGGCAGCGCCGAACGCGAGGAAATCGCCAATCGCGCGCAGGTCGAAAGGATCATCGACTTTCTGGAGATCCAGAATATCCGCAAGACCCCGGTGGGCCGTCTGCCCTATGGCTTGAAAAAGCGGGTCGAACTGGCCCGGGCGCTGGCCGCCGAGCCCTCGATCCTGCTGCTGGACGAGCCGATGGCCGGGATGAATGTCGAGGAGAAAGAGGACATGTCCCGCTTTATCCTTGATGTGAATGACGAATTCGGCACCACCATCGCGCTGATCGAACATGACATGGGCGTGGTGATGGATCTGTCCGACCGGGTCGTGGTGATGGATTACGGCCGCAAGATCGGCGACGGCACCCCCGATGAGGTGCGCAACAATCAGGAAGTGATCGATGCATATCTGGGGGTGGCCCATGACTGA
- a CDS encoding PAS-domain containing protein has translation MTANNSRAELMQSGLNLIGQALSIFDADLRLAVSNRQYQAMFDLPDNLIRKGTFFEDTIRFLVLRGEYGQQDDPDDAVQLRVEQARAFRPHYMERQRPNGRWVAVEGAPLSQGGWVTVYTDITEIKRQETLLRARSEELSGQVLDHAERLSAANRELAATITALHEAKRVVTETQARTRQVTEMIPAHIAHVDGDYRYLFSNRQLPQVFPGTRPDIVGLTVEQVLGEVNFATLRDRFDLALAGRQQVFEITHHETGRRIRIALTPDRAGKGVFVLSTDVTAEVEVREALTHASRRELAAKITSGLAHDFGNLLTVILGLQDRLSHADLPTGAQADVQATLAATRRGVQLLERIGQIAAPPGTTKEPVFLQTLLQDLCNMARPTLGEGLRLDLQTDLPRDPLMLDPGQLQDALLNLILNARDAMAPLGGQVTLTARAAAPWLEIDVTDTGPGFSPEALARATEPFFTTKQGQGSGLGLAMVFDQTKLAGGTMRVRNRRDGPGAHIRLRLPLHPVHPQMVLLVEDDDNLREMLRQMLTGLGHSVIEAGSLAEAKTLADLPGLSLILSDLQLGDGLGLDLADPAGPPLILMTALPADHDLRTAAPCPVLSKPFDSASLAEMMTRVCHD, from the coding sequence ATGACAGCCAATAATTCACGGGCCGAACTGATGCAGTCGGGGCTGAACCTGATCGGTCAGGCGCTGTCGATCTTTGACGCCGATCTGCGTCTGGCGGTGTCGAACCGTCAATATCAGGCGATGTTCGACCTGCCCGACAACCTGATCCGCAAGGGCACGTTCTTCGAGGATACGATCCGGTTTCTGGTGCTGCGCGGCGAATATGGCCAGCAGGACGATCCCGACGACGCCGTGCAGCTGCGCGTCGAACAGGCCCGCGCCTTCCGCCCGCATTACATGGAGCGTCAGCGGCCGAACGGTCGCTGGGTCGCGGTCGAGGGTGCGCCGCTGTCGCAGGGCGGCTGGGTCACCGTCTATACCGACATCACCGAAATCAAGCGGCAAGAGACCCTGCTTCGCGCCCGCTCGGAAGAGCTGTCCGGTCAGGTGCTGGACCATGCCGAACGGCTCAGCGCGGCAAATCGCGAACTGGCCGCGACCATCACCGCCCTGCACGAAGCCAAGCGCGTCGTCACCGAAACCCAGGCCCGCACCCGGCAGGTGACCGAGATGATCCCGGCCCATATCGCCCATGTGGATGGCGATTACCGCTATCTCTTCTCGAACCGGCAATTGCCGCAGGTCTTTCCCGGCACCCGGCCCGATATTGTCGGGCTGACCGTCGAGCAGGTTCTGGGAGAGGTGAATTTCGCCACGCTGCGCGACCGCTTCGATCTGGCGCTGGCCGGGCGTCAGCAGGTGTTCGAGATCACGCATCACGAGACCGGTCGTCGCATCCGCATCGCGCTGACCCCGGATCGCGCGGGCAAGGGCGTCTTTGTGCTTTCCACCGATGTCACCGCCGAGGTCGAGGTGCGCGAGGCGCTGACCCATGCCTCGCGCCGGGAACTGGCGGCCAAGATCACCTCGGGGCTGGCGCATGATTTCGGCAATCTGCTGACGGTGATCCTTGGGTTGCAGGATCGTCTGTCCCATGCCGATCTGCCGACCGGGGCGCAGGCCGATGTGCAGGCGACCCTGGCGGCCACCCGGCGCGGGGTGCAATTGCTGGAACGCATCGGCCAGATCGCCGCGCCACCGGGCACCACGAAAGAGCCGGTTTTCCTGCAGACCCTGCTGCAGGATCTGTGCAATATGGCGCGCCCGACGCTGGGCGAGGGGTTGCGGTTGGACCTGCAGACCGACCTGCCGCGCGATCCGCTGATGCTGGATCCCGGCCAGTTACAGGACGCGCTGCTGAACCTGATCCTGAACGCCCGCGACGCGATGGCGCCGCTGGGCGGGCAGGTCACGCTGACCGCCCGCGCCGCTGCCCCCTGGCTGGAAATCGACGTGACCGATACCGGCCCCGGCTTCTCGCCCGAGGCACTGGCGCGGGCGACGGAACCCTTCTTTACCACCAAGCAGGGGCAGGGATCCGGGCTTGGCCTGGCGATGGTCTTTGACCAGACGAAGCTGGCGGGCGGCACGATGCGCGTGCGGAACCGCAGGGACGGGCCGGGCGCGCATATCCGGTTGCGCCTGCCGCTGCATCCGGTCCATCCGCAGATGGTGCTGCTGGTCGAGGATGATGACAATCTGCGCGAGATGTTGCGGCAGATGCTGACCGGCCTGGGCCATTCGGTCATCGAGGCGGGCTCTTTGGCCGAGGCAAAGACGCTGGCCGATCTGCCCGGGCTGTCGCTGATCCTGTCGGATCTGCAGCTTGGCGACGGTCTGGGCCTGGATCTGGCCGATCCCGCGGGGCCGCCGCTGATCCTGATGACCGCCCTGCCCGCGGATCACGACCTGCGCACGGCCGCGCCCTGCCCCGTTCTCAGCAAACCCTTTGACAGTGCCTCGCTGGCAGAGATGATGACCCGAGTATGCCATGACTGA
- a CDS encoding ABC transporter permease: MTATQSPAARKSRISDLLSLSGATGPLIGLLLLCIFLSFATDSFMTARNLLNVLDQITVLGIMAVGMTFVILIGGIDLSVGSILALAMMVMGYLANSVGLPLPLAILAALAVAAFSGALSGLLTTTFAVPAFISTLAMMSIARGLANMITDGQQIVGFPAWFSMLSFTRYGGFLTVTVAVMLVVFAIGWIFLRYTSGGRSLYAIGGNPEVARLAGINVKLFTVGVYLVSGLLAGLAGIVLAMRLDAVQPTAGFTYELDTIAAVVIGGTSLSGGQGGIVGTIIGVLIIGVLRNGLNLLGVSPFTQAVVIGVVIALAVAAESFKKR, translated from the coding sequence ATGACCGCAACGCAGTCTCCCGCCGCCCGGAAATCCCGGATTTCCGATCTGCTTTCGCTAAGTGGCGCGACCGGTCCGCTGATCGGCCTGCTGTTGCTTTGCATCTTCCTGTCATTCGCGACCGATTCCTTCATGACGGCCAGAAACCTGCTGAACGTTCTGGACCAGATCACGGTGCTGGGGATCATGGCGGTCGGCATGACCTTCGTGATCCTGATCGGCGGGATCGACCTGTCGGTCGGGTCGATCCTGGCGCTGGCGATGATGGTGATGGGCTATCTGGCCAATAGCGTCGGGCTGCCGCTGCCGCTGGCAATTCTGGCGGCGCTGGCCGTGGCGGCCTTTTCCGGCGCCTTGTCCGGTCTGCTGACCACGACATTTGCGGTGCCCGCCTTCATCTCGACATTGGCGATGATGTCGATTGCGCGCGGTCTGGCCAATATGATCACCGACGGCCAGCAGATCGTGGGCTTTCCGGCCTGGTTCAGCATGCTGTCCTTTACCCGCTATGGCGGTTTCCTGACCGTCACCGTCGCGGTGATGCTGGTGGTCTTTGCCATCGGCTGGATCTTCCTGCGCTATACCAGCGGCGGCCGCAGCCTCTACGCCATCGGCGGCAACCCCGAGGTGGCGCGCCTTGCGGGCATCAACGTCAAGCTGTTCACGGTCGGGGTTTACCTTGTTTCGGGGCTCTTGGCAGGGCTGGCGGGGATCGTGCTGGCGATGCGGCTGGATGCAGTGCAGCCGACCGCGGGATTTACCTATGAGCTGGACACGATCGCGGCGGTGGTCATCGGCGGAACCTCTCTTTCCGGCGGGCAGGGCGGCATTGTCGGGACGATCATCGGGGTTCTGATCATCGGCGTCCTGCGCAACGGGCTGAACCTGCTGGGCGTGTCGCCCTTTACGCAGGCGGTGGTGATCGGCGTCGTCATCGCGCTGGCCGTCGCGGCCGAGTCCTTCAAGAAGCGCTGA
- a CDS encoding branched-chain amino acid ABC transporter permease, whose amino-acid sequence MDQFFFAAEVFINGLMTGVMYSLVALGFVLIYKASGVFNYAQGVMALFAALTLVGIMDGQVPFSHLINAMFGTHLSNFSWTVGPLVAIILTAGVMVLLAILIEKLVLQHLVGQEPIILFMATIGLAYFLEGLGDVMWGADIKTLDVGLPQGISDTIEQATANWFGYGFFIDRLDIWATFIAALLVAALVAFSQYTKQGRAMRAVADDHQAALSVGISLQFIWIMVWSIAGFVALVAGIMWGTKSGVQFSLSLIALKALPVLMLGGFTSIPGAIVGGLIIGVGEKMFEFWVGPLVGGATENWFAYVLALIFLVFRPQGLFGERIIERV is encoded by the coding sequence ATGGACCAGTTCTTTTTCGCAGCCGAGGTTTTTATCAACGGGCTGATGACCGGGGTGATGTATTCGCTGGTCGCCCTGGGCTTCGTGCTGATCTACAAGGCTTCGGGCGTGTTCAACTATGCCCAGGGTGTAATGGCGCTGTTCGCGGCGCTGACGCTGGTGGGGATCATGGACGGGCAGGTGCCCTTCTCGCATCTGATCAACGCCATGTTCGGCACGCATCTGAGCAATTTCAGCTGGACCGTCGGGCCGCTGGTCGCGATCATCCTGACGGCGGGCGTCATGGTGCTGCTGGCGATCCTGATCGAAAAGCTGGTGCTGCAGCATCTGGTCGGGCAAGAGCCGATCATCCTGTTCATGGCCACGATCGGGCTTGCCTATTTCCTGGAAGGTCTGGGCGATGTGATGTGGGGCGCCGATATCAAGACGCTGGATGTCGGGCTGCCGCAGGGGATTTCCGACACGATCGAACAGGCGACGGCGAACTGGTTCGGCTATGGCTTCTTTATCGACCGTCTGGATATCTGGGCCACGTTCATCGCGGCGCTTCTGGTCGCGGCGCTGGTGGCGTTCAGCCAATATACCAAGCAGGGCCGGGCCATGCGGGCGGTGGCCGACGATCACCAGGCCGCGCTGTCGGTGGGGATCAGCCTGCAATTCATCTGGATCATGGTCTGGTCCATCGCCGGTTTCGTGGCGCTGGTCGCGGGGATCATGTGGGGGACGAAATCCGGGGTGCAGTTCAGCCTGTCGCTGATTGCGCTGAAGGCGCTGCCGGTGCTGATGCTGGGGGGCTTCACCTCGATCCCCGGGGCGATTGTCGGCGGGCTGATCATCGGCGTGGGTGAGAAGATGTTCGAATTCTGGGTCGGCCCGCTGGTCGGCGGCGCGACCGAGAACTGGTTCGCCTATGTGCTGGCGCTGATCTTTCTGGTCTTTCGTCCGCAGGGCCTGTTCGGCGAGCGCATTATCGAGAGGGTGTGA